A single genomic interval of Pseudochaenichthys georgianus chromosome 3, fPseGeo1.2, whole genome shotgun sequence harbors:
- the vps26a gene encoding vacuolar protein sorting-associated protein 26A, with the protein MSFLGGLFGPVCEIDVLLNDAENRKTAELKTEEGKVEKHYLFYDGESVSGKVNLNVKQGGKRLEHQGIRIEFVGQIELFSDKSNTHEFVDLVKELALPGELAQNRSYDFEFMQVEKPYETYTGANVRLRYFLRVTIVRRLSDLVKEYELIVHQLATYPDVNNSIKMEVGIEDCLHIEFEYNKSKYHLKDVIVGKIYFLLVRIKIQHMELQLIKKEITGIGPSTTTETETVAKYEIMDGAPVKGESIPIRLFLAGYDLTPTMRDVNKKFSVRYFLNLVLVDEEDRRYFKQQEIVLWRKAPEKIRKKNFQRYESPEPRTQPVSAEQPEM; encoded by the exons AGTTTCCTAGGAGGTTTGTTTGGGCCGGTATGTGAGATCGACGTCCTGCTGAACGATGCAGAGAACAGAAAAACAGCCGAGTTGAAGACAGAAGAAGGGAAAGTGGAGAAACACTACCTGTTCTACGACGGAGAGTCTGTGTCTGGCAAG GTGAATCTAAATGTAAAGCAGGGAGGAAAACGTCTGGAGCACCAAGGCATCCGCATCGAGTTTGTTGGTCAGATAG AGCTGTTCTCTGATAAGAGCAACACCCATGAGTTTGTGGACTTGGTGAAAGAGTTGGCTCTACCTGGAGAGCTCGCCCAGAACAGGAGCTACGACTTTGAGTTCATGCAGGTGGAGAAGCCGTATGAGACCTATACTGGAGCCAATGTCAGGCTAAG GTATTTCCTCAGGGTGACAATAGTCCGTCGTCTGTCTGACTTAGTGAAGGAGTACGAGCTGATTGTCCACCAGTTGGCCACATACCCAGACGTCAACAACTCGATCAAGATGGAGGTCGGCATAGAAGACTGTCTGCACATTGAGTTTGAATACAATAAATCCAA ATACCACCTTAAGGACGTGATTGTTGGGAAGATCTACTTCCTGCTGGTCAGGATCAAGATCCAACACATGGAGCTACAGCTCATCAAGAAGGAGATAACAGGCATAG GTCCCAGTACTACCACAGAGACAGAGACGGTCGCAAAGTATGAAATCATGGATGGGGCTCCAGTTAAAGGAGAATCAATTCCCATTAGACTGTTTCTGGCAG GATACGACTTGAcacctaccatgagggatgtCAACAAGAAGTTCTCTGTACGCTACTTCCTCAATCTGGTGCTAGTGGATGAAGAGGACAGAAGATACTTCAAACAACAG GAGATTGTTTTGTGGAGAAAAGCTCCAGAGAAGATTAGGAAAAAGAACTTCCAGCGCTACGAGTCTCCTGAGCCCCGCACCCAGCCAGTGAGCGCTGAGCAGCCGGAGATGTGA